CAACAGGTCTTTCTGGCTGACGACGTCGATCAAATGCTTGAGCTTGTAAGGGATTCCGAAGTTCCACATCGGCACGCCGAAGACAATCACATCGGCCTTGGTGAAACGTCCGGCCAGCTCGACGATCTGCGCCCAGGCTTCTTTCTGTTCGGGCGTGCGTTCGATGCCCTGGATGCCGGCGTATTTGGCGTCCAGCGTTGCGCCGTCAAACTCGGGCAGCGTGGTGTTCCAGACGTCGAGCGTGTCAACGGTGGCGATCGCGTGTTGGGCTTTCCAGGCGTCGATGAACGCGTGCGCGACTTCAATGGACGCGGAGCGCTGTTTGCGTGGCGAGCTTTCAACGTAGAGCAGGTGCGGCATGATGAAGTCCTTCTGCAGGCGATGTCGGAAGCGTCAGTCATAGCAGAAAGTTTTGCCGCAAGCACCGGTTGGATGAGGCGACTCGTCGGGCCGCTGCACCGGTCGAGCCGCTCTGTTCAGGCGAACGTGGCGCCGCGTGTATTGACGAAAAGCGAGTACACCGAATGACTGCTGGCCATGAACAACCGGTTGCCTTCACGCCCGCCAAAGCACAGATTCGGGCAGCGTTCAGGCAATGAAATATGGCCGATGGCTTTGCCTTGAGGGTTGAAAACGCGCACACCGTCGAGCTTTTCGAGATCGGCTTTCGGGTCGCCATTGCCGCCCCAACCGCACCATACATTGCCGGCTTCGTCGCACTTGATGCCGTCCAGTGCCGCGTAATCCAGCCCTTCGATGTGCTTGCGTCTGGCGCCCAGGCTGCCGTCGTCATTCACCGTGATCGCCCAGACCAGTCGATTCGGTTTTGCCCGGCCTTCCACCACGTACAGGGTTTTCTCGTCCGGTGAGAAGCACAAGCCGTTAGGTCCGTTGAGGTCATCGATCACCCGTGTGACCGCGCCGCTCTCACCATCAATGCGATACACCGCGTGGGGCTGGGTGGGCGTGATTTCGTGGCCTTCGTAGTTGTTGCCGGTCTGGAACGGCGGGTCGGTGAACCAGATTGACCCGTCGCGCTTGCAGATCACGTCATTGGGCGAGTTGAAGGGCTTGCCCTCGTAACTGTCGGCCAGCACGGTAATCGTCCCATTAGGTTCGGTACGCGTGATGCGGCGGCCTTCGGAGGTGGTGGTCGAGCCCTCGCAGACGATCAACCGGCCTTGGCGATCCCGACACATGCCGTTGGAGAAGTTCGAGTTTTCCCGGTACACGGAGAACGTGCCGGTGATTTCGTCCCAGCGCATGATGCGGTTATTGGGAATGTCGCTGAGCAGCAAGTAACGACCATCGCCGATCCACACCGGGCCTTCTGCCCAGCGCATGCCGGTGGCGAGTTTTTCGACGCCGGCGTTGAAGATTCTCAGGTCCATGAAGCTGTCATCGAGAATCTGCACGAGCGGATCGGGATAACGTTGACTCAAGGGCTCGGCGGCATTGACCAGACGGGGGAGGGAGAGACCGCCCACAGTGGCGAGGGTGGCAGAAACGGCGAGGGAGGTTTTCAGGAAATTGCGGCGACTGGCGCCTGGGAGAGGCTCAAGTAGCAAGGAATCCATCGAGGGATCTCCGTTGATTATTGTTTTGATCGCGCGACAGTAATACCTTCTGATAAGACATCGTACAAGTACGGATTTCCCACGCGTCCGGGGGGCGAACCCCGGGGATGCTTCTGCCCGGAGGGCGTAGGAGCGTGGCTTGCCCGCGATCTGCCGGGCACCGGCAGCAAATTCGGCAACTGTGCTCTGCCTGACACCGCGTCGAATGGTTTCACTGCCGGTGCCCGGCAGATCGTCGGCAAGCCGGACGCCTACGCCTTCGGCAGAAGCGGCAAAAAAATGCCCGGTTCCATTGCTGGAACCGGGCATCTTTTCGCACTCACACCGCTACCGCTTATTTAGCCCGCAGATGCTCGCGCACATCCTTCACATCACTGCTGGACACGCCAGGCGCTGCGTTGCCCCAGGTATTGCGCACGTAGGTCAGCACGTCGGCGACGTTCTCGTCAGACAGGTTCCAGCCAAAAGCCGGCATTGCCGGAGCCGTCGGGGCAGCGTCCGTTGCGCCTGCGCGGCTGCCCGCCACCACCACGCGGATCATCGACGACGCATCGTGACTGTTGATCAGCGGCGCCATGGCGAGTTTTGGAAACAGACCTTCAACGCCTTCGCCGTTGGGCGTATGGCACGCCGAGCAGCGGTCGGCGTAGATCGCCTTGCCCGCGACCATGGCCGGATCGTTGGCGGCCAATGGCTTGGGCGCATCTGCGGGCTTGGCGCCGTCCTTGAGGTACACCGCGACCGCCATCAAGTCCTCGTCTTTCCAGTGCTGCGACGAGTGCTCGACTTCCTCGGCCATCGGCCCCGAGGCCACGTCGAAACGGTTAGCGCCGGTCTTCAGGTACTTGACGATGTCGCCTTCGGTCCACGCGCCAATGCCGTCGTGGGATCGGGCCGTAATGTTCGGCGCGACCCAGCCTTGCAGATTGGCACCGCCCAGGAACTGATCGTTCTTGTCGCCACCGGTCAGCCCTTTGGGCGTGTGGCAGGTGCCGCAGTGCCCCAGACCCTCAACCAGATACGCGCCACGATTCCATTGCTGCGACTTGTCGGGGTGCGGTTTGAATTCGCCTTGGGTGAAGTTCAGCAGGTTCCAGCCGAGCAGGCTGGTGCGCACGTTGAACGGGAAGGGCAACTGGTTGGTTTCAACCTTGTTGTCCACCGCATCCACCGTTTGCAGATAGGCGAAAATCGCTTGATTGTCCTCACGTCGCACCTTGGTGTAAGCCGTATACGGCATCGCGCCATAGAGCAACTTGCCGTCCAGACCGTGCCCTTTGGACATGGCGTTCTGGAAGTCCTCGGCAGTCCAGCGACCGATTCCGGTCACCGGGTCAGGCGTGATGTTGGCGCCTGCCAGCTTGCCGAACGGCGTATCGAGGATCACACCGCCCGAAAACAGCGGCTTGCCGGGCAAGGTATGGCACGCCGTGCAGTCGCCCAGCGTCGTCAGGTAACGACCTTTTTCCACCAGGTTGTAGGAGTCGGCGCCGGTTGCGGCGTGCGCCATGTTCAGCGACAGCCCGATAACGCCCGCGCATACAGTCAGAAGCGTCTTCATACGCTGATCATCTCCCCTGGACGCTTTAGGTAGCGGGTGCGAATCGCGTCGGCCGCCTTGAATGCCAATGCCGCCACGGTGCCGGTCGGGTTGTAGCCGGGGTTCTGCGGGAAGGCCGAGGAGCCGACCACGAACAGGTTCGGCACGCCCCAGACTTGCAGGTGCTTGTTCACCGAACTGGTCTTGGGGTCTGCGCCCATGATGAAACCGCCCACGATGTGCGAGGACTGATACGGCGCGCTGTTCCAGTGGCCCGTCTGAGCGCTGGGGACCATTTGCCGAGGGTTCATGCTCTTGGCGATTTCACCGACCTTGGACGTCACGTAGGCGGCCATCTTGCGGTCGTTCTCCGGGAAATCGAAGGTGATGCGCAGCAGCGGTCGTCCCAGCGGATCCTTGTAGGTTGGATCCAGCGACAGGTAGTTGGTGCGTGTCGAGTAGCTGCTGGCTTCGCAACCGATCGACATCGTGCTGGCGTAGTTGTCGACGGTGGCTTTCTTCCAGGCCGACCCCCAGGCCGGTGTGCCCGGTGGGACAGGACGCGCGTCAATCGGTGCCGCGCCAATCGGTGTCACACGGGTGCTGCCACCGCCCACGAACCCCAGACCTGAGTGGTCGAAGTTGTCGTTGTTGAACTCGTCGATGCCCATGCCAATGGCGCCGCCACCGATGAATGGGTTGAAGTTCTTGTCGTCGAAAAACATCTTCACGCTGTTGGCCGTCTGGTACGCATAGTTGCGGCCCGTAGTGCCAGTATTCGTCACCGGATCGTACGGCTGGCCCACGCCGGACAGCAGCATCAGGCGCACGTTTTCGAAGATGAACGCGCTGATCACCACCAGGTCGGCCGGCTGCTCGTATTCATCACCGTTGCTGTCCATGTAGACGATGCCGGTGGCCTTGGAGCCGGTGTTGTCCATCACCACGCGAATCACTTCGCAGTTGGTTTTGGCGGTGAAGTTGGGCTTGCGAATCAGTACCGGCAAAACGGTGGTGATGGCGCTGGCCTTGGAATAGTTGGCGCAGCCGTAGTTGGTGCAGAAACCACAGAAGGTGCAGGCGCCCATTTTCACGCCCAGGGAGTTGGTGTAAGCGCGGGATACCAGCGCCGACGGCACCGGGAACGGCTTGTAACCAAGGTTTTTCGCGGCTTCGGCAAACAGCGTCGGCGCATAGGTCTGGGCGGTTGGCGGGTTGGGGTATTCCTCGGAACGCGCGCCCTCGAAGGTGTTGCCGCCTTCCT
The DNA window shown above is from Pseudomonas sp. BSw22131 and carries:
- a CDS encoding FMN-dependent NADH-azoreductase, producing the protein MPHLLYVESSPRKQRSASIEVAHAFIDAWKAQHAIATVDTLDVWNTTLPEFDGATLDAKYAGIQGIERTPEQKEAWAQIVELAGRFTKADVIVFGVPMWNFGIPYKLKHLIDVVSQKDLLFSFDERGLNGLLDGRKVVVIAARGAPLDRAEHQVSFMTTWSGMVGIDEQYNIVVEKTLMGPDVDAESRKTAIAAAVKLAAEI
- a CDS encoding SMP-30/gluconolactonase/LRE family protein yields the protein MDSLLLEPLPGASRRNFLKTSLAVSATLATVGGLSLPRLVNAAEPLSQRYPDPLVQILDDSFMDLRIFNAGVEKLATGMRWAEGPVWIGDGRYLLLSDIPNNRIMRWDEITGTFSVYRENSNFSNGMCRDRQGRLIVCEGSTTTSEGRRITRTEPNGTITVLADSYEGKPFNSPNDVICKRDGSIWFTDPPFQTGNNYEGHEITPTQPHAVYRIDGESGAVTRVIDDLNGPNGLCFSPDEKTLYVVEGRAKPNRLVWAITVNDDGSLGARRKHIEGLDYAALDGIKCDEAGNVWCGWGGNGDPKADLEKLDGVRVFNPQGKAIGHISLPERCPNLCFGGREGNRLFMASSHSVYSLFVNTRGATFA
- a CDS encoding c-type cytochrome; translated protein: MKTLLTVCAGVIGLSLNMAHAATGADSYNLVEKGRYLTTLGDCTACHTLPGKPLFSGGVILDTPFGKLAGANITPDPVTGIGRWTAEDFQNAMSKGHGLDGKLLYGAMPYTAYTKVRREDNQAIFAYLQTVDAVDNKVETNQLPFPFNVRTSLLGWNLLNFTQGEFKPHPDKSQQWNRGAYLVEGLGHCGTCHTPKGLTGGDKNDQFLGGANLQGWVAPNITARSHDGIGAWTEGDIVKYLKTGANRFDVASGPMAEEVEHSSQHWKDEDLMAVAVYLKDGAKPADAPKPLAANDPAMVAGKAIYADRCSACHTPNGEGVEGLFPKLAMAPLINSHDASSMIRVVVAGSRAGATDAAPTAPAMPAFGWNLSDENVADVLTYVRNTWGNAAPGVSSSDVKDVREHLRAK
- a CDS encoding GMC family oxidoreductase codes for the protein MAKKLPSTDVVVVGLGWAGSIIANELADEGLKVIGFERGPWRDTATDFNLASATDELRYSRRQELMLRTKQNTTTMRNSVTETALPMRTWGSFHPGNGTGGAGNHWAGISFRFQPNEFRLHSYLSERYGKELSPELTLQDWGTTWEEMEPHYTKFDKLAGVSGKAGNIKGVIQEGGNTFEGARSEEYPNPPTAQTYAPTLFAEAAKNLGYKPFPVPSALVSRAYTNSLGVKMGACTFCGFCTNYGCANYSKASAITTVLPVLIRKPNFTAKTNCEVIRVVMDNTGSKATGIVYMDSNGDEYEQPADLVVISAFIFENVRLMLLSGVGQPYDPVTNTGTTGRNYAYQTANSVKMFFDDKNFNPFIGGGAIGMGIDEFNNDNFDHSGLGFVGGGSTRVTPIGAAPIDARPVPPGTPAWGSAWKKATVDNYASTMSIGCEASSYSTRTNYLSLDPTYKDPLGRPLLRITFDFPENDRKMAAYVTSKVGEIAKSMNPRQMVPSAQTGHWNSAPYQSSHIVGGFIMGADPKTSSVNKHLQVWGVPNLFVVGSSAFPQNPGYNPTGTVAALAFKAADAIRTRYLKRPGEMISV